The Daucus carota subsp. sativus chromosome 9, DH1 v3.0, whole genome shotgun sequence genome window below encodes:
- the LOC108198085 gene encoding uncharacterized protein LOC108198085, which translates to MKQLHDSNFLKLNSEQKVVYHSVIDSVTKNQGGLIFVHGSGGCGKTFLWQTLCARLRSERKIVLPVASSGIAAVLLPGGRTAHSRFHIPLKVDQHSTAGIKQGTDIAELLHKTSLIIWDEAPMQHRHALECVDRSLRDIMSVIDTNRKYRPFGGITVVFGGDYRQILPVIPKAPRAVVVGATLNRSKLWEQCEVFTLKQNMRLKPGNSPEQNKIIKEFSEWQLKVGNGKITGDPQHATSSEVSFQVPSRFVFHSADEPVQAMFNKIYPDFSNKMSCHEYLRSRAILTPTNVIVDDINEFILEKIQAETHTYLSQDSIEDKGVEQNEFDESFPVEYLNSLNMPCLPKHELRVKVGVVVMLMRNLNQILGLCNGTRLVVTACRKNSIECEILCGAHVGRRHLIPRIGMVPTDTAWPIEFRRTQFPLQICYSMTINKSQGQSLNTVGLYLPRSVFSHGQLYVAISRVTSPDGLCIMIYADDGTTSDKTVNVVFEEVFYNIPDMDC; encoded by the coding sequence ATGAAGCAGTTGCAtgattctaattttctgaaattgaaTTCAGAACAGAAAGTTGTATACCATTCAGTGATCGATAGTGTAACTAAGAATCAAGGAGGTTTGATATTTGTACATGGGAGTGGCGGATGTGGAAAGACTTTTCTATGGCAGACACTTTGTGCTCGACTCCGCTCAGAGCGTAAAATTGTACTCCCAGTTGCATCATCTGGGATTGCTGCTGTACTGCTTCCTGGTGGGAGGACAGCACATTCGAGGTTCCACATCCCTCTGAAAGTAGATCAACATTCTACAGCTGGAATAAAGCAGGGCACCGACATTGCAGAACTGTTGCACAAGACAAGCCTCATCATATGGGATGAAGCTCCAATGCAACACCGTCATGCTCTTGAGTGTGTTGACAGAAGCTTGCGTGACATTATGTCAGTAATTGACACGAACCGAAAATACAGACCATTTGGTGGAATTACTGTAGTTTTCGGAGGAGACTATCGTCAGATACTTCCAGTGATCCCAAAAGCGCCAAGAGCAGTTGTCGTTGGTGCAACTCTTAATCGTTCAAAATTGTGGGAACAGTGTGAGGTCTTCACCCTGAAACAGAACATGAGGCTGAAACCTGGTAACTCTCCTGAacagaataaaataattaaagagtTTAGTGAATGGCAGTTGAAGGTTGGTAATGGGAAGATTACAGGGGATCCACAACATGCTACAAGCTCTGAAGTTTCTTTTCAAGTACCAAGCAGATTTGTATTCCATTCCGCGGATGAGCCGGTTCAGgcaatgttcaacaaaatatatcCAGATTTCTCCAACAAGATGAGTTGTCACGAGTACCTCAGGTCCAGAGCTATTTTAACACCTACAAATGTAATCGTCGACGATATCAATGAATTCATTTTGGAGAAGATACAGGCAGAAACTCATACATATTTAAGCCAGGATTCTATAGAGGACAAGGGAGTCGAACAAAATGAATTTGACGAGTCGTTTCCGGTTGAGTACTTGAATTCTCTTAACATGCCTTGCCTTCCTAAGCACGAGCTTAGGGTCAAAGTTGGAGTAGTTGTCATGTTGATGCGTAACCTAAACCAAATTCTTGGGCTTTGCAATGGTACTCGGCTGGTGGTCACTGCTTGCCGCAAGAACAGCATTGAGTGTGAGATACTCTGTGGAGCACATGTGGGGAGACGACATCTAATACCACGAATCGGCATGGTTCCAACAGATACTGCTTGGCCTATTGAATTCAGAAGGACTCAATTCCCACTTCAAATCTGCTACTCAATGACGATAAACAAGAGCCAAGGTCAGTCACTTAATACCGTTGGTCTATATCTTCCCCGGTCTGTTTTTTCACACGGTCAATTATATGTTGCCATCTCACGTGTTACCTCCCCGGACGGCTTATGCATTATGATTTATGCTGATGATGGAACCACATCAGATAAAACAGTTAATGTTGTGTTCGAAGAAGTCTTTTACAACATACCGGACATGGATTGCTGA
- the LOC108198693 gene encoding uncharacterized protein LOC108198693, with translation MSTCPAPCNRSWSISDDSLRRYVHFASESCIQELLSASDCKSVGNEDDGWKLLAFDNGVEISKRRSGSFDTFRSRWLLTSVSPEQFITVANAIDAAKQWDADLVEAKYIKDLEDNLSIIRLRFGESSKPLFRNREFIVYERRETMDDGTLVVAVASLPKEIAAGLHPKQNNAIRGLLLQSGWVVEKLDDDSCMVTYVVQLDPAGWLPKFFVNRLNTKLVMIIKNLQKQAQACSIHVDT, from the exons ATGAGCACTTGTCCAGCACCCTGCAATAGATCATG gTCTATAAGTGACGATTCCTTGAGAAGGTATGTGCATTTTGCCAGTGAGAGCTGCATACAGGAGCTCTTATCAGCTTCCGACTGTAAAAGTGTTGGAAATGAAGATGATGGATGGAAATTACTTGCATTTGATAACGGAGTTGAGATATCAAAACGACGATCTGGCTCCTTTGATACTTTCAGGAGTCGCTGGCTACTCACATCAGTCTCTCCAGAACAATTTATCACAGTGGCTAATGCCATCGATGCTGCAAAG CAATGGGATGCTGATCTGGTTGAAGCCAAGTACATTAAAGATCTTGAAGACAATCTGAGCATCATACGACTAAGATTTGGCGAGAGCTCCAAGCCTCTTTTTAGAAACAGAGAATTCATTGTCTATGAGCGACGTGAAACCATGGATGATGGCACTCTG GTGGTTGCAGTAGCATCACTTCCGAAAGAGATAGCAGCAGGGCTGCATCCGAAACAAAACAATGCGATAAGAGGATTGCTATTGCAGTCTGGATGGGTTGTCGAAAAGCTTGACGATGACTCCTGTATGGTCACCTATGTTGTTCAG TTGGATCCTGCAGGATGGTTGCCCAAGTTCTTTGTAAATCGGCTCAACACTAAACTGGTTATGATTATTAAAAATCTGCAGAAGCAAGCACAGGCTTGTTCCATTCATGTTGATACATGA